A single Nitrospirota bacterium DNA region contains:
- a CDS encoding glycosyltransferase: MPTAVIDIECTQIPPEITGLEPNSRALVLVRFKGQPVGQLSLPLINGKISSTTLCDALMGMSDWPFWEYWLNDYIGFDNLNAASYAPPSATIAVCTRNRTGDLQQCIESLMRLPDDGQEILIVDNCPSSDDTYYLVQGFSNIRYVREDRIGLNVARNRALREAKNEIVAFIDDDAVADHRWLRALLRNFADPLVMCVTGLTMPRELHTEAQELFERYSPFGRGFRRTVFTKSNINPLAPGRVGAGANMALRTHILKLVGPFDEALDCGTPTHSGGDTEIFSRILCHGYRIVYEPAALCWHRHRRTMEELRRTLYGYGAGVYAFWTSCLLRGEFNVFRLARNWFLHEQIHRVVRAFLFRPDRLPMDLILSELRGCIAGPFAYLSSRRRVYEKDRNNGQ; encoded by the coding sequence ATGCCTACCGCAGTTATTGATATAGAATGCACACAGATTCCTCCTGAGATTACCGGACTGGAACCCAACAGCCGGGCACTTGTGCTTGTCCGGTTCAAGGGACAGCCGGTCGGTCAGCTCTCACTGCCCCTAATCAACGGGAAGATCAGCAGTACTACTCTGTGCGACGCTCTCATGGGCATGTCTGACTGGCCATTTTGGGAATACTGGCTGAACGACTATATAGGATTTGACAATCTGAATGCAGCAAGCTATGCACCACCATCAGCGACAATTGCAGTCTGCACCAGAAATCGTACCGGAGATCTGCAGCAATGCATAGAGTCCCTCATGAGGTTACCGGACGATGGCCAAGAGATATTGATCGTCGATAATTGTCCGTCCTCAGACGATACGTATTATCTTGTACAGGGATTCAGCAATATCCGCTATGTGAGGGAGGACCGTATTGGGCTCAATGTTGCCCGTAACCGTGCGCTCCGTGAAGCGAAGAATGAAATTGTTGCCTTCATCGACGACGATGCAGTTGCGGATCATCGATGGCTAAGGGCTCTTTTGCGCAACTTTGCAGATCCTTTAGTCATGTGTGTCACAGGGCTTACAATGCCACGGGAGCTTCACACCGAAGCACAAGAATTATTTGAACGTTACAGTCCTTTCGGACGGGGGTTCCGCCGCACCGTATTCACGAAATCGAACATAAACCCTCTTGCGCCTGGAAGGGTTGGGGCAGGGGCGAATATGGCTTTGCGCACACATATCCTGAAACTGGTTGGCCCTTTTGATGAGGCACTTGACTGTGGCACACCAACCCATTCGGGAGGCGATACTGAAATATTTTCGCGAATTCTATGTCATGGATATCGTATCGTCTATGAACCGGCAGCCCTCTGCTGGCACCGCCACCGGCGCACCATGGAGGAACTGCGCAGGACACTTTACGGGTATGGAGCAGGGGTATATGCTTTCTGGACGAGCTGTCTGCTTCGGGGCGAGTTTAACGTATTCAGACTGGCACGGAACTGGTTTTTGCATGAGCAAATTCACAGAGTGGTCCGCGCTTTCCTGTTCCGGCCCGACAGACTCCCGATGGATCTTATTCTGAGTGAATTACGTGGATGTATTGCCGGTCCTTTTGCTTATTTATCATCGCGCAGACGAGTATATGAAAAAGACAGAAACAATGGTCAATAA
- a CDS encoding DUF1566 domain-containing protein, whose amino-acid sequence MHTRHKGFLTACALVFIYLLGTSAAFAGSTTLSWHPPTVNEDGTPLTDLAGYKIYYGTVSRSYSQSIDVGNNTMKTVSGLSEGATYYFAVTAYNTSQKESKYSNEIGRTITGPNPPQPPPPSTNLLTVSKSGTGSGSVNSSPAGISCGSDCSEIYLAAASVTLSASPDPGSFFTGWSGACTGTGSCTVTMETAKSVTAKFIIKTYTIKASAGKGGSIAPSGAVAVTHGSTQVFSITADVGYSIAKIIVDDTPAGTAGTYTFSSVAAGHTIRAYFLNMSDGTIADSYFSFLPATGQTESSASGDDGDIRAGIEWPEPRFINHKDGTVTDTLTGLMWLRDGGCLKRKKWSDAVDAIARLNSNPGTYSCTGYSAQYADWRMPNIKEMNSLLHYGETDTTAWLNSTGFSNMQKSWYWSSTTHSGAIQARMLHLAHGIETSSRKSKKNYTMAVRSTTQGSPYEIPVTGQTESFAFGDDGDIVPGTAWPEPRFVDNGDGTITDSLTGLMWMKDWGCLHKENWSGALITITEMNENPGRYNCLEYSAHYTDWRLPNIVELDSLMHYGETDTSAWLDRMGFRNMSNSWHWSSTSKAGKEKTAYGVHMKKVRRAVSHKKKKFSTVPVRGMAVSETE is encoded by the coding sequence TTGCATACACGACATAAGGGGTTCCTCACTGCATGTGCTTTAGTATTCATTTATTTGCTTGGTACAAGTGCCGCCTTTGCAGGCAGTACAACCCTTTCCTGGCATCCCCCGACTGTCAATGAAGACGGCACACCTCTGACTGACCTTGCGGGATACAAGATCTATTACGGAACTGTATCACGCAGCTATTCCCAAAGCATAGATGTCGGCAACAACACAATGAAGACAGTTTCCGGTCTTTCTGAGGGAGCAACCTACTATTTTGCGGTTACCGCCTACAATACTTCACAAAAAGAGAGCAAATATTCGAATGAAATCGGCAGGACGATTACTGGGCCGAATCCACCGCAGCCTCCACCGCCTTCAACAAATTTACTGACAGTCAGCAAAAGCGGAACCGGTTCAGGCTCGGTGAACTCCTCTCCTGCCGGCATCTCCTGCGGCTCTGACTGTTCGGAGATATACCTTGCGGCAGCTTCTGTAACCCTTTCTGCATCGCCAGATCCGGGTTCTTTCTTCACCGGATGGTCCGGGGCGTGCACCGGAACCGGCAGTTGTACTGTGACAATGGAAACGGCAAAGAGTGTTACGGCAAAATTCATAATCAAGACATATACCATTAAGGCCTCTGCAGGAAAAGGAGGAAGCATTGCACCCTCCGGCGCTGTTGCGGTCACCCACGGGTCAACGCAGGTATTCAGCATAACTGCAGATGTCGGATATTCGATAGCAAAAATCATAGTAGACGATACCCCTGCAGGAACTGCGGGCACCTATACTTTTTCCAGTGTTGCCGCCGGTCATACCATACGTGCATATTTCCTGAATATGTCTGACGGGACTATCGCAGACAGTTATTTTTCATTTTTGCCCGCAACAGGACAGACAGAAAGTTCTGCATCCGGTGATGACGGGGATATCAGGGCGGGAATTGAATGGCCTGAGCCGAGGTTCATTAATCACAAGGACGGCACAGTAACGGATACACTTACCGGGCTTATGTGGCTGAGGGACGGAGGGTGTCTCAAGAGAAAGAAATGGAGCGATGCAGTTGATGCAATTGCGCGTCTGAACAGTAATCCTGGAACGTATTCATGTACCGGGTACAGCGCCCAGTATGCTGACTGGAGAATGCCGAATATCAAGGAGATGAACAGTCTCCTGCATTATGGAGAGACTGATACCACTGCATGGCTGAACAGCACGGGATTCAGCAATATGCAAAAATCCTGGTACTGGTCGTCTACTACACACTCCGGAGCGATCCAGGCAAGAATGCTACATCTCGCCCACGGAATTGAAACCTCTTCCAGAAAATCGAAAAAGAACTACACCATGGCAGTACGCAGCACAACCCAGGGGAGTCCGTACGAAATACCCGTAACCGGACAGACCGAAAGTTTTGCCTTTGGCGATGACGGAGATATTGTGCCAGGGACCGCATGGCCCGAGCCGCGTTTTGTTGACAACGGCGACGGGACGATTACCGATTCACTCACCGGTCTGATGTGGATGAAGGACTGGGGCTGCTTACACAAAGAGAATTGGAGCGGAGCCCTGATTACCATAACAGAAATGAATGAAAACCCGGGCAGGTATAATTGCCTTGAATACAGTGCTCACTATACCGACTGGAGACTCCCGAATATCGTGGAGCTTGACAGCCTCATGCACTACGGGGAGACAGATACATCAGCATGGCTGGACAGGATGGGCTTCAGAAATATGAGCAATTCCTGGCACTGGTCATCGACCTCAAAGGCAGGGAAGGAAAAGACCGCTTATGGGGTACATATGAAAAAGGTCCGGAGAGCGGTCAGTCACAAAAAGAAAAAATTTTCCACGGTTCCGGTGCGGGGGATGGCAGTATCTGAAACAGAATAA
- a CDS encoding UDP-glucuronic acid decarboxylase family protein, protein MKNYLGKRILVTGGAGFLGSHLCEKLLNGGEEVLCIDNFYTGRRSNIAHLLVNPFFEIMRHDITFPLYVEVDEIYNLACPASPIHYQSDPIQTTKTSVHGSINMLGLAKRLRAKILQASTSEVYGNPKVHPQPEDYSGNVNFTGTRACYDEGKRCAETLFFDYHRQHGLKIKIARIFNTYGPRMHPNDGRVVSSFIMQALKGEPITVYGDGQQTRCFCYVDDMIEGIMKLMSSADNLTGPINLGSPAEVSVIALAELVIRLTGSSSKIIFKSLPPDDPQRRQPDITQAKQELLWEPETSLEKGLDKTIAYFRNLLDRYGF, encoded by the coding sequence ATGAAAAACTACCTGGGCAAAAGAATTCTCGTCACAGGCGGAGCAGGATTCCTCGGGTCTCACTTATGTGAGAAACTTTTAAATGGAGGCGAAGAGGTATTGTGTATCGACAACTTTTACACAGGGAGGAGATCCAATATTGCCCATCTTCTGGTAAATCCCTTTTTTGAAATAATGCGGCATGACATCACATTTCCGCTCTATGTGGAAGTCGACGAAATTTACAACCTCGCCTGTCCTGCTTCACCGATACACTACCAGTCTGATCCCATTCAGACAACCAAAACGTCCGTCCACGGTTCCATTAATATGCTCGGGCTTGCAAAACGGCTCAGGGCAAAAATTCTTCAGGCATCGACTTCAGAGGTTTACGGAAACCCGAAAGTTCACCCGCAGCCTGAAGATTATTCCGGAAACGTGAATTTTACCGGAACGCGTGCGTGCTATGACGAAGGGAAACGCTGCGCAGAAACGCTCTTTTTTGACTATCACAGGCAACATGGACTGAAGATTAAAATAGCGCGCATTTTTAATACATACGGACCGAGAATGCACCCTAATGACGGTCGGGTGGTAAGCAGTTTCATAATGCAGGCACTGAAAGGAGAACCCATCACAGTTTACGGCGACGGACAGCAGACAAGGTGTTTCTGCTATGTTGATGATATGATAGAAGGCATAATGAAGCTTATGAGCAGTGCTGATAATCTCACGGGGCCGATTAATTTGGGCAGCCCTGCAGAAGTGTCCGTCATAGCACTTGCTGAGTTAGTAATCAGATTAACCGGTTCCTCATCCAAAATTATTTTTAAATCCCTACCCCCCGATGATCCGCAACGCAGGCAGCCTGACATAACACAGGCGAAGCAGGAACTGCTCTGGGAACCGGAAACGTCATTAGAAAAAGGATTGGACAAAACAATCGCATATTTCAGGAACCTGCTGGACAGATATGGATTCTGA
- a CDS encoding glycosyltransferase: MKKTETMVNNTRVSIIIPTHNRKTSLKRTLDALCNQTYPLKNLEVIVVADGCIDGTIELLRGYAAPFVLRVIEQSPKGAAVARNHGAANAMGQILLFLDDDIESTPSLIETHALRHYGRSRQVVIGYSPPVLEGPIDLFSMGLRSWWEDKLASMKTPGHRFIYSDLLSGNFSLETDLFRKANGFNQDFRCREDYELGIRLMSIDASFVFEPNAIGYHHETSDLSRHLTRVYQEGRADVLIGRYYPNLLPVLPFSGLRMPGSFIKRTLLRIAFRLPGLADRFAVRLKTVSALLEWLKLRNRWHQLHNIQHYYWYWRGVSDESNTVQAFDNFTHCRPGYADKNYSCIEIDLSNGIEEAEELLDQERPEHAYILYGKRPIGHIPPNPCAERLSGKHLRQILANELAAPLLKALIAEKVMSRADNSSCQRLHHYRQYSGEENAQKSA; encoded by the coding sequence ATGAAAAAGACAGAAACAATGGTCAATAATACCCGGGTCTCCATAATTATTCCTACCCATAATCGCAAAACCTCGCTAAAGCGCACACTCGATGCACTTTGCAATCAAACGTATCCTCTTAAAAATCTTGAAGTAATAGTTGTCGCAGATGGTTGCATTGATGGGACAATAGAACTGCTAAGGGGATACGCAGCTCCTTTTGTCCTGCGTGTTATTGAACAATCGCCCAAAGGTGCCGCTGTCGCCCGCAATCATGGCGCAGCAAATGCCATGGGGCAGATATTGCTGTTCCTGGACGATGATATTGAGTCAACGCCTTCTTTGATTGAAACGCATGCTCTCCGCCATTATGGCCGGTCCAGGCAGGTTGTTATTGGCTATTCGCCCCCCGTGCTTGAGGGTCCGATCGACTTATTCAGCATGGGACTTCGTTCATGGTGGGAAGACAAGTTAGCATCCATGAAAACGCCCGGGCACCGGTTTATCTACTCTGATCTTTTGAGCGGAAACTTTTCACTCGAAACCGACCTCTTTAGAAAAGCAAATGGATTCAATCAGGATTTTCGGTGCCGAGAAGACTATGAACTTGGCATACGCCTGATGAGCATTGACGCATCTTTTGTTTTTGAACCCAACGCTATCGGGTATCACCATGAAACGTCTGACCTGTCTCGCCATTTGACACGTGTGTATCAAGAAGGACGCGCAGATGTGCTTATCGGACGTTATTACCCGAATCTCCTTCCTGTTCTTCCTTTTTCAGGTCTCAGAATGCCCGGCTCTTTTATTAAAAGAACTCTCTTGAGAATTGCTTTCAGGTTACCAGGATTGGCTGACAGATTCGCAGTACGACTGAAGACCGTGTCTGCTCTGCTGGAATGGCTGAAGCTGAGGAACAGATGGCATCAGCTCCATAATATTCAGCATTATTACTGGTATTGGCGGGGAGTTTCCGATGAATCAAATACTGTGCAGGCATTTGATAATTTCACACATTGCAGGCCGGGTTATGCTGATAAAAATTATTCATGCATTGAAATAGATCTCAGCAATGGTATTGAGGAAGCAGAGGAGCTACTTGATCAGGAACGTCCTGAACACGCATATATCCTGTATGGCAAGCGTCCGATAGGTCACATACCGCCAAACCCCTGTGCTGAAAGGCTTTCCGGCAAACATCTGCGCCAAATATTGGCAAATGAACTTGCTGCACCATTGCTGAAAGCGCTTATCGCTGAGAAGGTCATGAGCAGAGCCGACAACTCTTCTTGTCAGCGGTTGCACCATTACCGACAATATTCAGGAGAAGAGAATGCCCAGAAAAGTGCTTGA
- a CDS encoding glycosyltransferase has product MPRKVLDLELSADMKPIWGIERYECLHILVRYHGKPFSWLYFNNGTHQPSVSAESLRETIIEQLWNKMGFAAIMDQMHYKAPDNSRLPPISVVVCTRDRTAQLANCLQSLMTIDYPDYEIIIVDNAPSNEKTAQLAVDLPVRYVREDHPGLDWARNRGLSEARHGIIAFTDDDAMPDRYWLRAIASAFAEPDVMAVTGLVVPAELETTAQINFEIGYGGMGKGFRRRIFNRKGLTTRELLWSSNFGVGANMAFRRQLFEVIHPFDVALDVGTPSKGGGDIEMFHRILAHGYTLLYEPAAVVWHVHRRSNSSLRRQIHSNGCAFGAYLLTCARNRTVSRLSLLHFSIYEWLGWWIVRRLLRPNGFSRRLILNELMGATLSPFAFRKALRQAKYLTDSRRDTISL; this is encoded by the coding sequence ATGCCCAGAAAAGTGCTTGATCTCGAGCTGTCAGCAGATATGAAGCCAATCTGGGGAATCGAAAGATACGAATGCCTCCACATATTAGTGCGTTATCATGGAAAACCTTTCAGTTGGCTATACTTCAATAACGGCACGCATCAGCCTTCAGTCTCTGCAGAAAGCCTCCGTGAGACTATCATTGAGCAACTCTGGAATAAAATGGGCTTTGCGGCAATAATGGATCAAATGCATTATAAAGCACCCGACAATTCCCGGCTTCCGCCGATCAGCGTCGTTGTGTGCACCCGCGATCGAACTGCCCAGCTTGCAAACTGCCTTCAGTCGCTCATGACCATTGACTATCCTGATTATGAGATCATTATAGTTGACAACGCTCCATCAAATGAAAAAACCGCTCAACTGGCAGTTGACCTCCCGGTCCGCTATGTTCGCGAAGATCATCCCGGCCTCGACTGGGCACGTAACCGCGGACTTTCCGAAGCACGTCACGGCATTATTGCCTTTACTGATGATGATGCAATGCCTGATCGCTATTGGCTGCGAGCCATTGCATCAGCTTTTGCCGAACCAGACGTAATGGCAGTAACCGGTTTGGTAGTCCCTGCTGAACTGGAGACCACGGCGCAAATAAATTTTGAGATCGGCTATGGGGGAATGGGCAAGGGGTTCCGTCGCCGGATTTTCAACAGAAAGGGACTGACAACACGCGAATTGCTCTGGTCCAGTAACTTCGGGGTCGGCGCCAATATGGCCTTCCGCCGTCAACTCTTCGAAGTAATTCATCCCTTCGATGTGGCACTTGATGTCGGGACACCCAGTAAAGGCGGAGGTGATATTGAAATGTTTCACAGAATTCTTGCACACGGCTACACGTTGTTGTATGAGCCTGCCGCGGTAGTCTGGCATGTCCACAGGCGGTCCAATTCATCTTTGAGAAGGCAAATTCATTCCAACGGTTGCGCCTTTGGTGCATATTTACTCACATGCGCACGCAATCGCACCGTGAGCCGCCTGTCACTCCTGCATTTTTCGATCTACGAATGGCTCGGATGGTGGATTGTTCGCCGTCTGCTTCGGCCAAACGGGTTTTCAAGACGTTTAATTCTGAACGAATTGATGGGAGCGACTCTGAGCCCATTTGCCTTTCGGAAAGCTCTGAGGCAGGCAAAATATCTTACTGATTCAAGGAGAGATACCATTTCATTATGA
- a CDS encoding fibronectin type III domain-containing protein produces the protein MKVQRNRAAKSRNRFSPIQAFVFFFSALCIISLAVIGSNAYPAQTTLVWKAPTANEDGTPITNLAGYRVHYGTASRSYAQKIDAGNVTTHTVTNLAEGTTYYFAVTAYNVSGQESKLSNEISRTIPKPIQQYLLTVSKAGTGSGMVTSSPAGISCGSDCTESYNSGASVTLTAAPNADSTFSGWEGACSGMGLCTVTMNASRTVAAVFAVKTYTMTAKASNGGIISPSGTSVVTHGASKTYSISANDGYLLSDVKIDGISAGAVASYTFTNITAPHTIEAVFESDPYALNVVDNGDPGTSYTGTWSISGGKHPYGADSLWSRNGTTYTWQINPPVPGIYEVMMWWSGWPSRAASVPVTVTYQGGTESITVNQQKDSGMWNSLGKYYFQGPGSVTVTAADGATVSTAADAVAFQFISDYAEEIVIDNRDSRTSMTGVWDVSGGASPYGNDSVWSRNGATFSWHFSPSYTGAYDVSMWWTAWSSRSASVPVDIEHAGGKTRVSVDQQKNGGVWNNLGTYYFNAGVRYKVTVLSQPYPTSTSADAVKVTLIP, from the coding sequence ATGAAGGTACAACGCAACAGAGCAGCAAAATCAAGGAACAGATTTTCTCCGATTCAGGCATTTGTATTTTTCTTCAGTGCACTGTGTATTATCTCGCTGGCAGTCATTGGTTCGAATGCATATCCGGCCCAGACGACTCTGGTCTGGAAAGCGCCCACCGCCAACGAGGACGGAACCCCGATAACCAACCTCGCAGGGTACCGGGTGCACTACGGTACAGCTTCCCGATCCTATGCGCAGAAAATCGACGCGGGTAACGTTACCACGCACACGGTAACTAATTTGGCGGAAGGAACGACCTACTATTTCGCAGTCACTGCGTACAATGTATCAGGCCAGGAGAGCAAATTGTCGAATGAGATCAGCAGGACTATCCCCAAACCGATTCAGCAGTATCTCCTTACGGTCAGCAAAGCCGGAACGGGTTCAGGAATGGTGACCTCTTCTCCTGCCGGGATAAGTTGCGGTTCGGATTGTACCGAATCATATAATTCAGGCGCATCGGTCACATTAACGGCTGCGCCGAATGCGGATTCCACATTCAGCGGATGGGAGGGTGCATGTTCAGGCATGGGTTTATGTACCGTCACTATGAATGCTTCAAGAACGGTTGCGGCGGTGTTTGCGGTAAAGACATATACTATGACGGCCAAAGCCTCGAACGGGGGTATCATATCTCCCTCAGGTACTTCGGTGGTCACGCATGGTGCGAGCAAAACCTACAGCATTTCCGCAAATGATGGATATCTGCTGTCGGATGTGAAAATAGACGGAATCTCCGCAGGGGCGGTTGCTTCCTATACCTTTACCAACATTACCGCACCCCACACCATCGAAGCGGTCTTTGAGAGCGATCCTTACGCCCTGAATGTTGTGGATAACGGAGACCCCGGCACTTCATATACCGGCACGTGGAGCATATCAGGAGGGAAGCATCCGTACGGGGCAGACAGCCTGTGGTCGCGCAACGGTACAACGTATACCTGGCAGATCAATCCCCCGGTACCCGGAATATACGAGGTGATGATGTGGTGGTCCGGCTGGCCATCCAGGGCGGCCAGTGTTCCGGTAACCGTTACCTATCAAGGGGGCACGGAAAGCATTACAGTAAACCAGCAGAAGGATTCAGGAATGTGGAACAGCCTGGGGAAATATTATTTTCAGGGACCCGGGAGTGTAACGGTCACCGCGGCAGACGGCGCAACCGTGAGCACCGCTGCGGATGCAGTGGCATTTCAGTTCATCTCGGATTATGCGGAGGAGATTGTGATAGACAATCGCGACAGCCGAACTTCCATGACAGGCGTATGGGATGTCTCGGGCGGGGCAAGCCCTTATGGAAACGATTCGGTCTGGAGCCGCAACGGGGCCACCTTTTCATGGCATTTCAGTCCGTCCTATACCGGTGCATATGATGTATCGATGTGGTGGACCGCATGGTCGTCAAGAAGCGCAAGCGTCCCTGTGGATATCGAGCATGCAGGCGGGAAAACACGGGTCAGTGTCGACCAGCAGAAGAACGGCGGCGTCTGGAACAATCTGGGGACGTATTACTTTAATGCGGGAGTACGGTATAAGGTAACGGTGCTGTCTCAACCATATCCGACGAGCACCAGTGCAGATGCGGTAAAAGTCACCCTGATTCCGTGA
- a CDS encoding DUF1566 domain-containing protein: MKKPSVLHAGTCRSGYFSIVFSVLLTIFIILGFSGVGSAAQTTLLWNPPAANEDGTPLTGLAGYKVYYGTSSRNYTSSINVGNVTTFTVPNLSDGVTYYFAVTAFNTSQKESKYSNEISRTMAQPAPPPPPPPPPPPPPPPPPPPPPPPPPPPPPPPPPPPPPPPPPSTHVLTVNISGTGTGVVTSSPSGISCGSDCTEAYNYGTIVSLTVSPDPASRFTAWSGACTGNGACAVTMDAAKGVTATFTAKTYTISATADTGGSITPSGAVVVTHGASQAFAITAFSDYRIAEVIVDNQSVGTPDNYTFSGVTADHTIKAIFRNVTSPDISVAPAAYDFGDVIMNESSRAQTFSITNMGSLDLLMGTVTIAGTNSTEFLLMDDNCSGRVLQPAGRCTIGTVFIPSSAGAKSGYLRVTSNDPDTPVLDVSLEGKAVEKAENMINLPQTGQDTSYASGDDGDVQAGIEWPDPRFIDNGDGTVTDMLTGLMWLQDGSCLSKANWGNALETVQSLNDAPMQYRCTGYAGIYTDWRVPDIRELESLIHYGVGDTSAWLNSSGFINIRAGSYWSSTAHQNEKQAWMIKMTNGTETPVSKGKSNYVTAVRTANTGADNHSYSVPMSGQTNRDGARSSGQVQAGAQWPEPRFLDNGDGTVTDTMTGLMWLKDGACLNRKNWSGALITIAEMNENPGRYNCLGYTADYPDWRVPNVRELESMLNYGAYDSSDWLNSNGFLNVKSSSYWTSTVAASAVIQGWKIDMKQAKVLPVKMRAKLYIWPVRNAQAGTTQTGK; encoded by the coding sequence ATGAAAAAACCGTCTGTACTACATGCCGGGACTTGCCGGTCAGGATATTTCAGCATCGTTTTCTCAGTATTGCTTACCATTTTCATTATTCTTGGTTTTTCTGGTGTGGGCAGCGCAGCCCAGACAACACTTCTCTGGAATCCTCCTGCTGCAAACGAGGACGGCACACCGCTTACCGGGCTTGCAGGATATAAAGTCTACTACGGTACTTCCTCACGCAATTATACAAGTAGCATCAATGTCGGCAATGTCACGACCTTTACGGTTCCGAACCTCTCCGACGGGGTAACGTATTACTTTGCGGTTACCGCATTCAATACTTCACAGAAGGAGAGCAAATATTCAAACGAGATCAGCAGGACTATGGCGCAGCCGGCTCCGCCACCACCGCCACCACCGCCACCACCGCCACCACCGCCGCCACCGCCACCGCCGCCACCACCGCCGCCACCACCGCCGCCACCACCGCCGCCACCACCGCCGCCGCCACCGCCGCCACCATCTACACATGTACTTACCGTAAATATTAGTGGGACCGGCACAGGGGTGGTCACCTCATCTCCTTCGGGCATCAGCTGCGGAAGTGACTGCACAGAGGCATATAATTATGGCACAATCGTATCTTTGACGGTTTCGCCGGATCCAGCGTCTCGTTTTACGGCATGGTCAGGGGCATGCACAGGAAACGGTGCGTGTGCTGTTACAATGGATGCAGCAAAGGGCGTAACTGCGACCTTCACAGCAAAGACTTACACAATTAGCGCGACCGCAGATACGGGCGGAAGCATTACCCCATCCGGAGCCGTTGTCGTAACTCATGGGGCCAGTCAGGCATTTGCCATTACGGCATTTTCGGATTACCGGATTGCGGAGGTAATCGTAGACAACCAATCAGTCGGGACGCCAGACAACTATACGTTTTCCGGGGTCACCGCAGATCATACCATAAAGGCAATCTTCAGAAACGTCACCAGTCCCGATATCTCCGTAGCTCCTGCAGCATATGATTTCGGCGATGTCATTATGAATGAGAGTTCCCGGGCTCAAACATTCTCGATTACAAATATGGGGTCCCTTGATCTGTTGATGGGGACCGTCACGATTGCCGGCACAAACAGCACAGAATTTCTTCTCATGGATGACAACTGCTCAGGCCGTGTCCTGCAGCCTGCCGGCAGATGCACAATCGGCACGGTCTTTATTCCGTCATCCGCAGGCGCAAAGAGCGGATATTTGCGTGTCACCTCAAACGACCCTGACACCCCGGTTTTAGACGTTTCGCTCGAAGGCAAGGCTGTCGAGAAAGCAGAAAATATGATTAATCTCCCACAGACTGGTCAGGATACAAGTTATGCGTCCGGCGATGACGGAGATGTGCAGGCGGGGATTGAATGGCCTGACCCGAGGTTTATCGATAACGGTGACGGTACGGTAACGGATATGCTCACCGGCCTCATGTGGCTTCAGGACGGGTCATGCCTGAGCAAGGCGAACTGGGGGAATGCACTTGAAACGGTACAAAGCCTCAACGATGCGCCGATGCAGTACCGCTGCACCGGATATGCCGGAATCTATACTGACTGGAGGGTTCCCGACATCAGGGAGCTCGAGAGTCTCATACATTACGGAGTCGGCGATACCTCCGCATGGCTGAACAGCAGCGGCTTCATCAATATCAGGGCAGGTTCGTACTGGTCATCAACCGCACACCAGAATGAAAAGCAGGCCTGGATGATCAAAATGACGAACGGAACTGAGACCCCCGTATCAAAGGGAAAGAGCAATTACGTAACCGCAGTGCGCACCGCGAATACCGGTGCGGACAATCATTCGTACAGCGTACCAATGAGCGGGCAGACGAACAGAGATGGTGCCCGGAGCAGCGGACAGGTGCAGGCAGGAGCGCAATGGCCGGAGCCGAGATTCCTTGATAATGGAGACGGCACCGTGACTGACACGATGACCGGCCTGATGTGGCTGAAGGACGGTGCATGTCTGAACAGGAAGAACTGGAGCGGTGCCCTGATTACGATCGCGGAGATGAATGAGAATCCCGGCAGGTACAACTGCCTGGGATACACAGCCGACTACCCAGACTGGAGAGTCCCGAATGTCAGGGAACTCGAAAGCATGCTCAACTACGGGGCATACGATTCTTCAGACTGGCTGAATTCGAACGGTTTCCTTAATGTCAAGTCATCCTCGTACTGGACTTCCACTGTTGCGGCGTCAGCCGTTATACAGGGTTGGAAGATAGATATGAAGCAGGCAAAGGTTTTGCCGGTAAAGATGCGCGCGAAACTCTATATATGGCCGGTGCGAAATGCGCAGGCCGGCACTACCCAAACAGGAAAGTAA